Proteins from a genomic interval of Bifidobacterium longum subsp. infantis ATCC 15697 = JCM 1222 = DSM 20088:
- the pyrE gene encoding orotate phosphoribosyltransferase translates to MAETLAHRFTEFLLESNALKFGDFTLKSGRKSPYFINAGAFDDGKKIAALGAFYAEKISQAIVHNTIPRNIDTVFGPAYKGIPLAVSTAIALNAGHNMTVGYTFDRKEKKDHGDGGWMVGTPLTDGMKVLLVDDVMTAGTAVREVIPKLKAEANVEVVGLVLSVDRMEKTKDSDLSAVKAVEAEFGFPVLSIANVREIFDAAAKMKNSDGTPLLSHDIQQRAAAYLEEYGA, encoded by the coding sequence ATGGCAGAAACACTCGCACATCGCTTCACTGAATTCCTGTTGGAATCCAACGCGCTGAAGTTCGGCGACTTCACGCTGAAGTCCGGCCGCAAGAGCCCGTACTTCATCAACGCCGGCGCCTTCGACGACGGCAAGAAGATCGCCGCGCTCGGCGCGTTCTACGCCGAAAAGATTAGCCAGGCCATCGTGCACAACACGATTCCCCGCAACATCGACACCGTGTTCGGCCCCGCCTACAAGGGCATTCCGCTGGCCGTGTCCACCGCGATCGCGCTGAACGCCGGCCACAACATGACCGTTGGATACACCTTCGACCGCAAGGAGAAGAAGGACCACGGCGACGGCGGCTGGATGGTCGGCACCCCGCTGACCGACGGCATGAAGGTGCTGCTCGTGGACGACGTGATGACCGCCGGCACCGCCGTGCGCGAAGTCATCCCCAAGCTCAAGGCCGAGGCGAACGTCGAGGTCGTGGGTCTCGTGCTCTCCGTGGACCGCATGGAGAAGACCAAGGACTCCGACCTGTCCGCCGTGAAGGCCGTGGAAGCCGAATTCGGCTTCCCGGTGCTCTCCATCGCCAACGTGCGCGAGATCTTCGACGCCGCCGCCAAGATGAAGAACTCCGACGGCACCCCATTGCTCAGCCACGATATCCAGCAGCGCGCCGCCGCCTACCTTGAGGAATACGGCGCCTGA